The genomic segment AGTTAAGCTAATATTGATAATGGATCATATGTCATACTTTTTCACACTTTCTGAATATTCCATATACTCACTCTTGCTCTCTCCCCACATCATGTCGCTGCTCAGAAGATGAGGATTTTGTGGAGTACCCTGAGGATGATGCTATGTTCAAGGCGTGTGAGCTTTTCGGTCGATGCCTATGGAGTGTTTGACACCCTGCAATTCTACCGCTACtgtgtgttttcttttagacccttgaggtcattgatgtaataaagttaaatattgtaataatagatTTTGTTTTGTTATTGCACTTATGACGTCACTACATATATGTAATTTGATCCTAACATACATATAGCTATATttggtttggtcttaaaaccgtgTGTGGCATCTAGTTTGTCAAAGGGTGAAACTAGTTGCAAAAGTAGCTTTAAAATCCTGGGTCCCTACGACACTCGTCCCGTCCATCGGTCGCACCCCCGTTTGTCGCGCCTGACCTGCCCTGTCCTGTCGCAGGTTTCCCACGCGTGCCTGCCGCTCCCCGTATCACGTCTGTGAGCCCGTCCCGCAACAATTAATATTTGCAGGACGGGATACGGTAACTCTGTGCTGGCCATATCGTCTCAGCTGGAGTGAACATTGCGGGTCATCCCGGTGAGGGACCCTATACTCTTTACATGGACACCTAGGGTCTCCTTTTTGAGTCTACAACTCAACCTGTAAATATTTGCTCTCATTTTTCATTTACAAAATTTTGCAGTAGGGGCCTCCACTCCTATTtcaataaagaaaatattaatcgACTAAAACTCCTTATTAATCAAGAAGTCCCAACTCCCAACTCCCAACGAACCCCTGTAAAGTGCTAGCTGCACAGGCAAAACAATATCTAGCTACTACATGGACAACCTACCTGTATATCAATGGAGTACCACAACTTTGACAAATATAGCTAAATTCCAAGTTTAAAGTGCAGTTATCTTTAACTCTAGTTCAGCAAAGAAGTAACAATCACCCTTCTGTGAGCAGGTGCTTTTACAGACTTTTGGTGAGCAAGTACTAATTGCACGATAAAGAAACAATGTAGTCACGCAATAGGGCAAGTGAACTATTGGTAGACATTTGCATCAAGTTAGAACTGAAACAGTAGAGGCACGCAATAGAGAAAGGAGTTAGCATAAGGCATTCATATATGCACATTTTTGCCAGGATCGTCATTAAACTGGATAGAAAAGGTATATTTACTGGGAATGATAAATGGTAATGTTTCTAGAGGGGACAGGCGAATGCCCAAGTTGCTCTCTCACTCCGGACCATTTGGGCCTCTCGTTTCCATAAGAAAACGGACCGTGATAATGTAACCAAATGGCGTGATTACACCACTGCACGTTTGTAAGAACCATGCAAGACCTTATTTTTTAAGGCAGGGAAGCTCCCCCGGATAAGGATTCCCTGACTTCACTGCTCATCACTGAAACGTGAGATCAGGTTCACACATCAGTGACAAAGTCACGGTGAAGTTAAAATCAGGGGATCTTGATTCAAGCTCCCCCACCCTTGTTCGcgtaaaaaaaatgatataaacTTTGAACCAAGCAAAAGATATTCAGTTGTAGTACAACCGCAACAGGAAAATAGCTCAAGTGCATTATAAGTTTATGTGCCAAACTGCCAAAAAAAagtcattttttttataacagAGCTCCAATAATTTACTATTGGACTAAATTTACAAGGTACTCCTTTTCTTACTAAATGTATAATGTTTTAGATTACTTGCCTTCTGCAATGAATTTTTTTGCATTGGTTACATGAGGATAATGTTTCATAATGATTTATCTTACTATATTTAActtaaaataagaaaaagaaatctgTGTCCAAGGCCGTGTCAGTTTCTTAAATATCATCTGTTTATAATAAACACTGCAGTGAAAATTTCGTTTAGTCCACATCACCAGTATTTCGATAATCATTTGATTCAGGATGACAGTGAGATGTATCTAACCATTTATATATGGATTTTGGTAACactataaaaaagagaaaaactaacGTTCTGTAATCGATATAGACAAATGTGAGATTGAAGGTGCGCTCACTTCACGTCAAGACTAGAAAATTTTCAACAATAATAATGCGTAATAAGAAAACATTCTATAAATTCTCACAAGTAGAGGTCTGAAAGATCTATATATATTATACTTCCATATCTCGCCGTGCAACTGTGGATAATTTGGGTACTTACAATTGAAAATCAAAACAACTTGTTCgagaaaaaatcaaaagaaattaCAATTTACTACTAGATGTGAATCCTAACTAATTTTGGGGTACTCTAAGATAGCTCTTCAATTACGTCCGACACAGTAGGCCTTTTGTTCGAGTCATGATTGACACATCTTAGTCCTGTCATGATGCATGTGTAAACTTGATGAGTGTATACTTTCAAGGGTATGTACCTTGGTATGTTTTTCATCCTGTTACTCCAATTTCCAACCACCTAAAATTTTACCACATTAATCGTaccacattaaaaaaaaaagaaaaaacatgcaAAGACTGTATTGGTTCATCTTACATTTTGAACAAATTGGTCCAAAGATGCTTCATCATTTCTTTGGGGGTAGTCCCTAGATCCCGTCATTAGCTTTATGATTATAATGCCCAAACTGAACATATCTGCTTTCTTTGATATCAATCCATCTATTAAGTATTCTGGTGCCATGTATCCCCTACATTATAACAAGGGTCAAACAccatcatatttataattagatTAAAAAGAATATGTCAGCCTTAATAGAATGAGCTTACGGTGTCCCCGCAGGAGCTTCAGTGAAAATTCGAGTTTGTCGTTCGCCAAACAGTCTCGACATACCAAAATCTGCAATTTTTGGTATCATATTGTCATCAAGCAATATATTCTCGGGTTTAAGGTCCAAATGAACAATATTGCAATCCtcgtgaaggtaatgcaaaccaCAGCAAATTCCCCTGATCATCTCGTATCTCATGTGCCACTCGAGACCACTAGATTCATCTGTAGGAATAGACAAATGGACAGATGTGTGAGATCATCCAACCTATGGCTGTGTTACTGCAGCAATGCTATCTAATGGGAAAGTTGGCAAACATAGAAAGTTTATACTAGAGTATATTTCAAATACCTTCAGGTAGCTATTTTTAACTAATTATCATGAACACAATAGAACTTGTGGACCCAATTTGATATGGCTATAGAAACTATTGGCCATTGTATCGCAGACCAACAATCATTAAACCCGGCAAACTTACTAGTTTGTGCAGTTAATTCATAGTTATTCCAAAAACAGGTAGAAACGTTGTAGTAGGTTCATGACAATCAAgacaaatattttctttttttttttctgaggaaTGAAGACAAATAAATTGTTGTcatgtgaaatttactctttatTTATGCTATGTTAACGCAAATTCGAATGGAAGCCAAAAGTAGAAATCAGCTATGCTGTCATACCGGAAAGATACTTATCAAGGCTACCGTTATGCAGGTACTCGAAGCAGAGTAGCCGTTCTCCTTTCTGCGTCATGACATATTTCCCTTTTTGATCCCTTACTTTGCTGGCTTCCCACCGTGATTCAGCACAGTAGCCTTTGAGCTGAATTATGTTTTGGTGCTTCAACTCGATAAGATAAGTAACTTCATTCTCGAATTGGTCATGTCCTATGTACATTTCTCGAAGCCTCTTCACAGCAATCGCCTTCCCACTTTCGAAAACACCCTGTTTAGGCTCATATTTTCAGTACCAGTAGCCTCTCGTCGtttaattttcttctctttttcttctcttttttcttttacagGAACCATTTACTATTATTTACTCTTTTTTATAGGAATCATTTACTACTATTGCTAGCGTCTGCAAAATGAAGggtgaaagaaagaaagaaagaaataggcACACCTTGTAAACCACACCGAAGCCGCCTCCTCCGAGTTGTCTCTCCTCGGAAAAATCAAGCGTGATAGCTTTCAGAAAATCCAAGGGCAGGCACATCGGGGTCGCACATGGATCTTGTAGCATCTTCTCCAATACTCCAAAATCTGTAAATTGTGCCATCATTCTCGAACTATGCTTGCTTCTTTTATTGCCCATCGTATGGTGATTGAGAAACTGCAGGTGCAGAAACGTTAAGGGTTTATTTGTTTCAGCCTGATTCTGGTTTCTGCTTCTGTGAGAAGTTCAAAAGTCAGAAGCTCAGAAGTTAGAAACCCAAACAAACGGGTTTGCTGAAAAGTTATTTCTGGAGAAGTCAGAAAATTGTTTCtgagaaaatgaactagaaactAGCTAagaatagcttttctgagaagtagtaTGCTAGAAAgctaaaaattattgtaaaattcaaTAGTTAAAATCCAAAACTATACCTTTTTAGAAAAGTTAGAagcaaaaattcaaacaaacagTCACTAATTCCACCAAGGCCCGCCGCCTTGCCAAAGCCTTAATCTGTGGTGCTGATGGCACGAAGAATGCTACTAGCAAAGGTCTACTTGGAAAGAACAACAGAAAGAGAAACGACGCTGCTAGCGATGTTTACAAATGCAAGAGCGACAACAGATTATGTGTATTACCTGCGTGCAGCTTAATTTCTGCTTCTCTCCCCTTTTTATGCGATATTACCAGAGAAAATGGTGCATGAAAGCTTAGCTGCTATCAGAAAACTGTCTGGGAAAGCATTGGTCTCTTAGAGGAAAGCACGCTCTTGGGAGGAAAAGAACCAAAAACTCATGCGAGAAGAAGACAGAAGAGTTGCCTGTGTCAACTCGGCCCGGGGGTTGGATGGATATTATGCTTTAGTTGAATGAAGAGGGAAGACCGGGCAAGGCCCCCGGGCCTGCTCGATACATTATATTGGTCGAAACAGTTGGCATGGCTCCAATAAACCACTCCTACACTCCATGCATTAGAGGAAAGCACTCTCTTCCATGTCAATTGTGCTTGACCGGTTCTCTATCCGTGTAAAGCATCTTTCGCTACTGagagggcatgtttggttagtTGCTAAACATTAACATGTCAAAAGTTAGATGCACCACAGTTTCTTAGAGAGTGTTTGGTTCTCCGTCACAACTATGGTTTGCCACAATTATTGAGCTATATGCCTCACATGTCATGAACTCATACATTTGATATGACGAACAAATTGTTAACCATGTCTTACGCATGGTCTGTCAAAGATGAGTGGCAATTTGTGGAAGTCCACCGTACATGCCCTAAGTATCATTTGTTcaagaagcagcagcaacagTTTTTACCAAAGGATCAGAGGAGGATTTGGTTCCAGGTTTCACACAAATAAGAGACTCACAAGCTCACCGAGGAAGATCTTGAACGTCGAAATTACAATTTCCTCCCCTCAAACGGATGAGTAATGTAACACTTGTGAAAGCCCTGCGTTAGCTCCTTATATCACAAACAATCATAACGTAACTGCATAATAAACCGACTTCTTCAAAATTCTTCAAAGCAAGTTGGCAATTAATTAGTTCCACTAGAATTTGACTTTATGAAGATGGTAGCTTCAACCACTACCATGAAACATTATTGTTCAAATGCGCATACGACCACTTCATCTATAAATACCCTCAAGacttattatttatttggaTTGTCCAATGTTCTTAGATAAGTTGTGACAAACAATTAAGTCTAGGATACAAATCCATAAATTGCATCCATTCTTCATCAACAGCTACTTGTTATTCAATCGAAAATAATGGAAATTGGAGAGCATATTTTCAATCGAATTGTCGGTATACCACATTTACTCGGAAACTTTCCCCTTTTTCCGTCAAAATTTTGAGGTTCAGGGCCCATATGCTAGTTTGCCGGCCCACTAAGACCATGTGTAATCACATGCTATGTGTGATTATATGGAGAACATATTGTTATGTTTAATGAATATATTGTAAGTTGTGTTGCATACTCATGTTATGTAGTCAATAGTAATGGTTAGTCTAACACCCGAAGATATGGAATGGTTCTATGGTTCAATATTTCCAACCTGAATTATCGATTCTCAACCGATATGTTATGTTTCCATTCTGTCAGTCTCATTCCTATATTCCAACAATTCTACTTTTGTTTTCATTTCCGGCCTTATtgttactgattttttttaaacaatggTTTAGGAAATGAAACTAGCAATTTTCGAGCAGTTTTTTTATCGTTATCTCCGTTTTCACCCTTAGGTAGGGGAGGCTCGCTAGAGGCACTGCACCTCTCGAAAACTTCTTGAGATTTTCAAATACATTTATTTATTGAAACAAATTGGTAGGAGGACTattaattttatattagaaaggaaagagaaaatgagaaaaaaaatgatacatATAACGAACTCTGGCACACCGGCTTTGTGAGGAACCCTCAAAAAGAGCACCCTAGGCTAGAGGCAAAATGCCCAATAGAATAGAGccgtaataaataaatatagccTGCTATATGGCATGCACACGACACGGCCAAACGAAGAACAAACCCTTCAATTGATACACCAAAAATTCAATATAATAaccatggcaagcaacaaaccGCTAAGGCAACCAACATCAACTTCATAATGTAGAGCTTGAGAGATAAGAATAGAAGCAAAGATAAGATGTCTCACGAGCTTGTCCAAGGTTGAAAAAACCATGGCAAGCAACACACCGCTAAGGCAACCAACATCAACTTCATAATGCAAAGCAAGGGACTGCCCCTCGGCTCGACGGCGACGgtggcactactacaaaaattattttcaaaggCGGGTGGTAACCTATTTTTACATGCGTTTAGCCCACCTACCTATGACTCAAGGTCTGTGGAAATAGACGATTTCCACGTAGGCAAAAaagaccgtctgtgaaaatatattaccacagacggttcacttaaggaaccgcataTGAAAacagatttccacaggcggttcacttaaggaacagCATGTGGAAACCGATGTTCACAagtggttccttaagcggactaTTGGATCGAGAGTAGCGACTagaaggggtgaataggcgcctcaacaattTCTTGTGATATacatgaccttctcctatttggatcacctaacATACCTCAAACCTTGAGCAGAAgcaaaatactcagagagacaaagcaagatagAAAGTTTTAAGGTAATATGACtctacggatggaatatgaaccatatatttcattcaagaccattcc from the Phragmites australis chromosome 19, lpPhrAust1.1, whole genome shotgun sequence genome contains:
- the LOC133900766 gene encoding receptor-like serine/threonine-protein kinase SD1-7 isoform X1 — protein: MGNKRSKHSSRMMAQFTDFGVLEKMLQDPCATPMCLPLDFLKAITLDFSEERQLGGGGFGVVYKGVFESGKAIAVKRLREMYIGHDQFENEVTYLIELKHQNIIQLKGYCAESRWEASKVRDQKGKYVMTQKGERLLCFEYLHNGSLDKYLSDESSGLEWHMRYEMIRGICCGLHYLHEDCNIVHLDLKPENILLDDNMIPKIADFGMSRLFGERQTRIFTEAPAGTPGYMAPEYLIDGLISKKADMFSLGIIIIKLMTGSRDYPQRNDEASLDQFVQNVVGNWSNRMKNIPRYIPLKVYTHQVYTCIMTGLRCVNHDSNKRPTVSDVIEELS
- the LOC133900766 gene encoding receptor-like serine/threonine-protein kinase SD1-7 isoform X2 → MGNKRSKHSSRMMAQFTDFGVLEKMLQDPCATPMCLPLDFLKAITLDFSEERQLGGGGFGVVYKGVFESGKAIAVKRLREMYIGHDQFENEVTYLIELKHQNIIQLKGYCAESRWEASKVRDQKGKYVMTQKGERLLCFEYLHNDESSGLEWHMRYEMIRGICCGLHYLHEDCNIVHLDLKPENILLDDNMIPKIADFGMSRLFGERQTRIFTEAPAGTPGYMAPEYLIDGLISKKADMFSLGIIIIKLMTGSRDYPQRNDEASLDQFVQNVVGNWSNRMKNIPRYIPLKVYTHQVYTCIMTGLRCVNHDSNKRPTVSDVIEELS